The nucleotide window GCGGGTACTGGTCTTCGATGTCGCGGCCCACCATGTGGCGCACCAGCACCGGCTCCGGGGTATCGGCGGGGACCTCGGCGACGAAGTGCCCGTCGCGCAAGATCGCCACGGTGTCCGCGATCTCTTCGATTTCGTCGAGGTGGTGGGAGATGAACACCATGCCGACCCCTTCGGCCTTGAGCTCGCGCATCACCGTGAACAGCTGCTCGATCTCGTGGCCGGTCAGCGCCGCGGTCGGCTCGTCGAGAATGAGCATGCGGGCGTCCATTGAGAGTGCCTTGGCAATTTCGACGAGCTGCTGGCGCGCGATTCCGAGCTCCCCTACCGGGGTGTTCAGGCTGACATCGAGCTTGATCCGATCCAGCGCTTCTTTCGCGCGTGCGCGCAGCTCACGGAAGTTCACCAACCCGCCGCGCTGCGGCGTTCGGCCGAGCATGACGTTTTCGGCGACGGACAGGGTCGGCACCAGGTTGAGTTCTTGGTGGATCGTGGCGATGCCGAGCGCTTCGGACGCTTTGGTATCGGCAATCGTCACCTCCTGGCCGTCGACAAGAATGCGCCCAGACGTCGGCTGGTGCACACCCGCCATCATCTTGATCAGCGTCGATTTGCCTGCGCCGTTCTCGCCGAGCAGTGCGAGTACGCGCCCGGGTTCGACCGTAAGTGAAACGTCCTCAATGACGCGCACGGGTCCGAAGGACTTGGACACGTTCTCGAACTGGAGAATCGGTGTTGTCACCCTTGCACCTCCTTAAAATGATCGGACTGTTGAATATCGCTCTGGCGAGCCCGAGGCTGAGCAGTGCGCTTGGAGGATTCGCGGACAATGAGCCGTGTGGGCAGGACTTCCTCCGACTCGTAGTCCTCGCCCTGCAACATGGCGTGGAGTTTCGCCCATGCGCGGCGGCCAAGCTCGGTGACGTTTTGGTCGATCACCGTCAGCGGGGCGGGTTGAATCCGAAACGCGGGCTGGTCGTCGAAACCGATCAGCGCAAGGTCCACACCGGGCTGCATGCCCATCTCGTAGCAGGCCTCGAGCGCACCCGTGGTCATCATGGAGTCGCCCGCGATCACTGCTGTCACCTGGTCCCGCAGCAGCGTCATCGTGCCGGCGTGACCTTCTTCGCGGCGATACCCGCCCCGGTAGATCACCGGTTCAAGGTCGGGGTGGTTGGCCACAGCGGATTCGAAGCAAGCCAGGCGCTGCACACCAGTGGATGTGCTGCTCGGCTCCGCAAGGTAGCCAATCCGTCGGTGGCCGTTCTCGTACAGCAGCCCAACCGCTTCGTGAATCGAAACCTCCGGATCGGAGACCACCGACGGCAGGTCAAGGCCCTGAAGTCTGCGGTCCACTTGCACAATCAGGTGCCCGTTCTGCTTCAGCCCCTCGATAGCGTCTGCGCTTTCCGCCGCGGGCACGATGATGAACCCGCTGAGCTGCTGGCTCTGAAATACGCGCAACGCGGCATCGAACTGGGTGGCGTCTTCGTGCGTCGAGGCAGTGACCGTCGAATAGCCGTCGCGCTCGGCGGCCTGCTGGATCGCCGTGGCCATCTCCGCAAAGTAGGGGTTGACCAGGCTGGGCACAGTCAGTCCGATGGCCGCGGAGTTGGAGTTCCGCAGGCCCCTCGCCTGCAGGTTGGGCAGATAGTTCAGTTCGCGGGCGGCCTTTTCCACCCGGTCTCTCGTGGTGGTTGAGATCGCGGGGAATCCGGAAAGCGCCCGTGAGGCGGTGGAGACGGACACGCCAGCCTGCTCTGCGACGTCTCGCAAAGTCGCGCGACGAGGACTCACCGTGACCACCTCCTTCGATTCCGGATTTGCAGACTGCTGCAATTGCTTGTTGCAAACGTTTGCATCTCACCCTCAACCCTAGGAAAATCCTGCGAAAGCCGTCAAGTGATTCAGTTCACCAATAGCCCCTTTTGTGCCCCGGTCGCGCAGCTAGAGAAATTATTTATTCAACTTATTCGAAGTGGCGGTGATGCGCCACATCATTGAATGCCCGCACAACCCCGAAGTCACCGTAGAACTCGACCACGGACACGCTCGCCAGATCAAGGAAAATGTGTTTGAACGTCTCCGCGTTCGTGCCCAGTGCCTGCCGGATCACCGACTTAATCGGCGTCATGTGCGCCACAACCAGCACCGTCTGCCCCTCGTGCGCCTCCTGCACCTTCAGTCGCTCGCGGGTCACCCGTCGGTGCAACTTGGCCAGGGATTCGCCGTTCGGAGGGCTTTCGCTTGACGACGCCTCCCACACGCCCACCTGCTCCGGGTACCGCTGGAGAGCCTCGTACCGAGTCAGGCCTTCGAAGTCCCCGAAATCAACTTCTCGGAAGCCGTCGTACACCTCGATGTCCGACTCGTCGCGGCCGAGGGCTTCAGCACAGTGCTTTGCGGTCTGCAGCGCGCGGCGTTGCGGCGATGAGATGATCGCATCGATCTGCCCCATCTGTGCGACTGCCGCGGCAGCGCGCTTCGCCTGCGCGTGACCGATATCGGTGAGCTCCGGTTCGGCAGCGCCGGAAAATCGGCGCTGTGCGGAGTGCTCAGTCTGGCCGTGGCGCAGGAGGACGAACCGGGTGCGCGGCGCTTTCGCATCGGACCAATGCGCAGGGCCGGCGACAACGTGCGATTGCTTCTTCTCCGCTTGCGCTTCGCGCTCTGCAGTCGCGGGCGAGGCCGGCGCGTCCAGCACGCGCGGGGTGCCGTCCTTCGCGGCGGCGTCCATGGCAACGTTGGAAAGCTCGTCGGCTTTCTTGTTCTTGGCGCGCGGAACCCAGGTGTAGGTCACCTCATCGAAACCCTGCGCGATTTTGCGGGCCTCAAGCGCGAGATCCTTCATGTCCGGGTGCTTGATCTTCCAGCGGCCATTCATCTGCTCGACGACAAGCTTGGAGTCCATCGACACGTCCACCGCGGTAGCCCCCAGGTCGCGCGCGGCCTCGAGCCCGCGCAGCAGGCCGTGGTACTCGGCGACGTTGTTCGACGCTTTCGCACCGACAACATAGGCAACTTCGGCGAGCGTCTCACCACCCTCGCCGTAGACCACGGACCCGGAACCGGCCACGCCCGGGTTGCCGCGGGAGCCGCCGTCGCAAAACATTGCTACGCGCATGCCAACCCCATTACCTACTGCTCCGGGGTAACGCGCACGAGCAGCGCGCCGCAGTTCGGACAGGTCGGCAGCTCGTCGACATCCGCGCCCATGACTTCAGCGCGCTCCGCCGGCGGAAGCTGGATAAAGCAGGAGTTGCAGGTCCGGCCGTTGAAGGCTGCGGCGCCGATGTCGTCGTAAAGCGAAAGAAGCTCCTCCGGCAACCCGACGCGGAGTGCGGCCGTATCCACCGGCTCGACCTCCGGCAGCGCGTCGACGGCGCGCTGGGCGGCCTCAACCTTGCGATTCGCCTCGTCCAGGCGCGCGCCGTGGTTGTCGCGGTTGTTTCGCAGCGCGGCGATCTCGTTGTGCGCCTCCTTGAGCTCAGAGAGCAGATCGGCGATTCTCGACTTCGCGGCGTAGCGGTCGTGCTCCAAATCCTTTCGGCGCTCCGGGTCGGTCTCGGCGGAGAGCTGGTGCTTGTCGTCCAGCTCACGGCGCTTGAGCTTGCGTTCGTCCTCCTGGATGCGCAGGATCTCCAGCTCCATATCGTCCACAGCCATCTGCGCGGCGGACGCGGCGGACGCGATGCGCTCGCGCTCGGCGGTGAGGCGCTCGAGCTCCTTCTCCTCCTCACGCTTGCCGCCGGGGTGGGCGGCTGCACGCTCGGCTTCGGCGAGCTGCAGGAGTTTCAGCTGCTGGTCTTTGGGCAGGTGCATGGCGTGACTCCTTCAGTGCTTCGGGTGCTCGGTTTTCGACGGGTGCGCGGACACGGTCCACGGGTCGGTGCGGATCGGGATGATCTCGGTCTCCACACCCAACTCGGCCACGATACCCGCGGCCTGTTCGGTCCAGGGGAATTCGCTGGCCCAGTGGGCGGTATCGATCACGGCGGGACCGCCGGCGCGCAGGTGCTCATCGACGGGGTGGTGGCGCAGATCCGAAGTCACGTACACGTCCACGCCCAGCTTGGCTACGTCTTCAAGGAAGCCGTCTCCCGAACCGGAGGACACCGCGACCTTCCGCACCATCCGCTCCGGGTCGCCGGCGGCGCGCACGCCCCACGCGGTTTCCGGCAGGGCGTCGGCGACCTGCTGCGTGAATGCCGCGAGCGTCATCGGCTCGGGCAGCTCCCCGATGCGGCCCAAACCGGTGGCGTTGGAAAGGTCCCGAGTCTCGGCCATCTGCACTACGTCGAAGGCGGGTTCTTCGTACGGGTGGGCGTTGCGCAGGGCGTCGATAAGCTTCCTGCGGAGGGTGGTGGGTGCGACAAACTCGACGCGCGTCTCGCTGTCGCTGTAGTGCTTGCCGATCGCGCCTTCGGTGGGGTCGGCACCTTCGACCGGGGTGAAGCGGCCGGTGCCGTCGATCGCGAAGGCGCACTCGCGGTAGTTGCCAATCTCGCCCGCGCCAAGCTCGAACAGCGCCGCCATCACGCGCTCCACATCAGCCGGTGGGATGTGCACGCCCCACTTGTCAATGCCGTCGAGGTGCACCGGCTTGATCGGCCGCCCCGGAGTAATGCCCACCAGCTCGGCCAGCTTGTCCGAGACTCCCGGGCGCGCGGAATCCGCGTTCGTGTGCGCCGCGAACAACGCCACCCCACCTTTCAACAAAGTGTGGATGACCTTGCCCTTTGGCGTATCCACTGCCACGGAAGACACCCCTCGCAGCAGCAGTGGGTGGTGCACGACCAGCATTTGCGCTTGGCTTTCGACGGCAGCCTGCGCCACCTCCAAAGTGCAATCCAGCGCGAAAGCGACTCGGCTCACCCCGTCGTCCGGGTCGCCACAGATCAACCCGACCTTGTCCCAGCTTTCGGCGAGCTGCGGCGGGTAGGCGGCCTCCAGCGCGGCGACGACATCTGCAACGGTGACACTCATGGCACCCAGCCTACAAATTGGGCATGCTGGTGCGCGTGACTGCATCATCTGGCCCCACCACCTTGCTCCTTGACGTCGACGGCACTCTCATCGACTCCTACCCCGGCATCCGCGAAGGATTCGTGCGCGGGCTCGACGCGGTGGGCCACCCGCTGCCCGACGAGAGCTTTATCAAGCGCATCCCCGGCCCACCGATGCGGGAGTCGATGGCGGCGGCCGGTCTCGACGAAGCCGACATCGACCGCGCGCTAAGCGTGTATTCGGAATTCATGTCGATCGAGGGCTGGCAGGTCTTCACCGTGTTTGACGGCGTGGTCGAGGCAATCCGGGAGTGGAAGGAACAAGGGTTGCAGGTGGTCACGGCGACGTCGAAAAGCGAAAAGTTCGCTCGGCTGGCGCTGGAAGAAGCTGGAATTCTGCCGATGATCGACTTCCTGGGGGCCGCGGACTACGACGTAGACCGCACCACGAAGATCGAGGTGATCCGGCACGTGCTGGACTCGGTGAACCCGCACAACCCGCTGATGGTGGGCGACCGCAAGCACGACTTTGCGGGCGCGGCGGAGTTCAACCTCCCGTCCGTAGCCGTGACGTGGGGCTATGGTGATGCAGACGAATGGGCGCAGGCGACGCACATCGCGCGCGACACCGAGGAGCTGAAGGAGATTGTGAGGAACCATGTCGGACGCTGAGCAAAGCGGCAACCAGGGCGAGAACACAGCGCAGCTGCACATCGACTTTGTGTGCACGGGCAACATCTGCCGCTCGCCGATGGCGGAGGTCATCGTTCGCCAGAAGCTTGAGGACGTCGACTTGGGCGACGCCGTGCGCGTCACCTCCAGCGGCATCGGCGACTGGCACGTCGGCCACGCAGCAGACAAGCGCGCTCTGGTTGAGCTGGCCGAGCACGGTTACGACGGCTCCGAGCACCGCGCGCAGCAGTTCGGCGCGGAACAGCAGAACGCGGACTTGATAATCGCGCTGGACACGAACCACGTCTCTGAGCTGGTCGCACGCGGCGTGCCGGAGGAGAAAGTGCGCCTGCTGCGTTCCTTCGACCCGGATGCGGACGGCGAGGGCGTGGCCGATCCCTACTACGGCGGCCCGGAAGGCTTCACCACCACCCGCGAGCAGATCGAGGCCGCAGCTGACGGCATTATTGCTTGGGTGGGCGAGCGACTAAACTAGCGCCTTGTGAGTACCCAGCAAGCCGGAAATAAACCGTGGTGGAAGACCTTTCTCACCCCGGGCTGGGTCATCGCCGCGATTTTGATCGTGGCGTTTTCCTACTTCGCGTTCACGTTCCTCGCGCCCTGGCAGCTGGGCAAGAACGAGCGCTTGGAGCATCGCAACGAGCAGATCGTCGAGGCCTTTGAGCAAGACCCCGTGCCGCTTGCCCAGGTGCTCGGCGCAGACGGCTCCTTCGACCCCGAACAGGAGTGGACGCGCGTCACGGCCACGGGCCGCTTCACCTCCGACGAAGTCCTGCTGCGCCTGCGCCCCGTCGACCGCACGCCCGCATTCCAGGTGCTTGCGCCGTTCGAGCTTGAAACCGGCCAAACCATCCTGGTCAACCGCGGCTGGGTCCCCGCCGAGGACTCCACGCGCGTGCCCGCATTCGACGCCCCGCCTACCGGCGACGTCACCATCACCGGCATGATGCGCGTCGACGAAGGCACTCACCCCACCGCGCCGAACCACGACCAGGGCTACCAGATGGTCTACTCCATCAGCCCAGGCCAGGTGGGCGAACTCATCGGCACCGACCTCGCCAGCCCCTACATCCAGCTGCTCTCGGACTCCCCCGGCGTCCTCACCGCCGTCCCGCTTCCGCAGCTCGAAACCGGCAACCACCTCTCCTACGGCCTGCAATGGATACTCTTCGGCATCCTCGCTCCCGCCGGCCTCATCTACTTCATCGTCGCTGAAACGCGCGAGCGTCGCCGCTTCCGTCAGGAGCAAGAGGAGCTTTTGCTTGACGACGCCACCGTCAACGGCGCCGAACCTAATCCCGATTCCGGTTCTGTGGAAGAACAGGAGGGCGTCGATAAGCAAACTGCTCCTGCTGCTGGTGCCACTGCTGCTCCGGCCCCCGCACGGGCGCGCTACGGCGAAGCCCGGCGCAACCCGTGGGCTTCGGCCTACGATAGGCAGCGCGACCGCACCCGCTAGCTGTAGTTGAGTTAGACGACGGCCCGCTCTAGAATCGGCTATGGACGCACTCCGGTGCTCCAATTCCGAGGCTCGTGCTAACCGCACGAGCTTTCGTGTGTCAGGGGGACAATGTACTTAGGCTATTTCGACGAGTTCGGGCACAACGGGGCATTCATCTCTCGGCATCATCCCAAGTACAACACCCACCCAGTATTTGGGATAGGTGGGTTCATCATTCCCGCCGACAATGTTCGTCAGCTGTCGGGGGTTTTCGCCACGTTAAAGAGGCGGGGCTCAAAGAAGGGATCCATGCGAAAGTTATTGCCAAGGGAAAGCCGGTTGAGCATTGGGAGAAGAAGGGCGCCTCACTACTCACGACTAACAATGTCCGCAAATACCGCGAAGTCCGGGGCATGGTGAACCGACTGCTGAACACCTTGGATCGTCTCGATGCGAAGATGGTGTTTTACGGGCAAGAGAAACCCCGCGGCCCTAATGATGAGACTGCGGAGAACGAAACCTCACGGTACGACCACGCGATGAAACAGCTCATCCAGCGCGTCAACCGTTCTCTTCCCGACGGTGAAAACTACCTATTGCTCATGGATAAGCAGGGCCCTAAAGAGCGGATGGAGATTTTCGCCTCTAGTGCCGCCTTTATGTTCTCCCATCGCGAAGCCGACCGGTTGCTTGAGCCGCCTCTCGAAGTGGAGAGTCACTTGTACCAAACCGTGCAATGCGCAGACTGGCTATGCGCACTTGTAGGCCGCATAGCTGGTTACAAATACGATCCGGGGTTCAATGAGCATTCTTGGGCCGTGACATACTTCGGCGAGCGACTCGCGAAAATAGTCTCTGAGCAGAGCAAGATACGCGCCGCCGACAATGGAAAAGACATGTACGGCAATCATCTTGGGAGTCACACTCAGTGTTTCTCATATACGGAGATCCGACGTCATCTGGAGCGTCGGTAGCCCCGGCGCGGGCGCGCTACGGCGAAGCCCGGCGCAACCCGTGGGCTTCGGCTTACGATAGGCAGCGCGACCGCACCCGCTAGCTGTATCCGACGAAGGGGACGCCATGCACCCAGGTTCTGTGCCGACCGATGCTGACATCGCGCTTGTGGAGTCCAGCCTTGAAACGTTCGCGCGCGTGGGCATCACGCTTAACGACGACATCGAGGCTGAGGATGTCGAAGATGCCGTGGCCGACGACTTGGCCACTTTCCGCTCGTACCCGCTGACCACTGTCGCGGGGTTGCACGACCCGGATGGTGCGCCGTTTCTGAACGGTGCCGTGGTCTCATCCGTCGAGGTGGAGGCCGGTGTTATTTCCGCTGAGGACATCGTGGCAATCGTCGAACGCTTCGCAGGCGCAGCAGGTTCCGAAGCCACCGACGTCGCGGTCATGCCCGACCCGGAGACCGACGGGGCGACCGGATCCGTGCGGGTGCGCTTCGGCGAATGGGATGTCACCGACATCAACTACGACTTCCTGCCGACTGACGGCGACGGCGCCGACGCTAACGGCACTGACGCTGGCACCGCGAGCCGGACGTTCG belongs to Corynebacterium glaucum and includes:
- a CDS encoding HAD hydrolase-like protein, with amino-acid sequence MTASSGPTTLLLDVDGTLIDSYPGIREGFVRGLDAVGHPLPDESFIKRIPGPPMRESMAAAGLDEADIDRALSVYSEFMSIEGWQVFTVFDGVVEAIREWKEQGLQVVTATSKSEKFARLALEEAGILPMIDFLGAADYDVDRTTKIEVIRHVLDSVNPHNPLMVGDRKHDFAGAAEFNLPSVAVTWGYGDADEWAQATHIARDTEELKEIVRNHVGR
- a CDS encoding low molecular weight protein-tyrosine-phosphatase, whose translation is MSDAEQSGNQGENTAQLHIDFVCTGNICRSPMAEVIVRQKLEDVDLGDAVRVTSSGIGDWHVGHAADKRALVELAEHGYDGSEHRAQQFGAEQQNADLIIALDTNHVSELVARGVPEEKVRLLRSFDPDADGEGVADPYYGGPEGFTTTREQIEAAADGIIAWVGERLN
- a CDS encoding SURF1 family cytochrome oxidase biogenesis protein, encoding MSTQQAGNKPWWKTFLTPGWVIAAILIVAFSYFAFTFLAPWQLGKNERLEHRNEQIVEAFEQDPVPLAQVLGADGSFDPEQEWTRVTATGRFTSDEVLLRLRPVDRTPAFQVLAPFELETGQTILVNRGWVPAEDSTRVPAFDAPPTGDVTITGMMRVDEGTHPTAPNHDQGYQMVYSISPGQVGELIGTDLASPYIQLLSDSPGVLTAVPLPQLETGNHLSYGLQWILFGILAPAGLIYFIVAETRERRRFRQEQEELLLDDATVNGAEPNPDSGSVEEQEGVDKQTAPAAGATAAPAPARARYGEARRNPWASAYDRQRDRTR
- a CDS encoding DUF3800 domain-containing protein, whose amino-acid sequence is MYLGYFDEFGHNGAFISRHHPKYNTHPVFGIGGFIIPADNVRQLSGVFATLKRRGSKKGSMRKLLPRESRLSIGRRRAPHYSRLTMSANTAKSGAW
- a CDS encoding Nif3-like dinuclear metal center hexameric protein, which gives rise to MSVTVADVVAALEAAYPPQLAESWDKVGLICGDPDDGVSRVAFALDCTLEVAQAAVESQAQMLVVHHPLLLRGVSSVAVDTPKGKVIHTLLKGGVALFAAHTNADSARPGVSDKLAELVGITPGRPIKPVHLDGIDKWGVHIPPADVERVMAALFELGAGEIGNYRECAFAIDGTGRFTPVEGADPTEGAIGKHYSDSETRVEFVAPTTLRRKLIDALRNAHPYEEPAFDVVQMAETRDLSNATGLGRIGELPEPMTLAAFTQQVADALPETAWGVRAAGDPERMVRKVAVSSGSGDGFLEDVAKLGVDVYVTSDLRHHPVDEHLRAGGPAVIDTAHWASEFPWTEQAAGIVAELGVETEIIPIRTDPWTVSAHPSKTEHPKH
- a CDS encoding DUF3800 domain-containing protein is translated as MHAKVIAKGKPVEHWEKKGASLLTTNNVRKYREVRGMVNRLLNTLDRLDAKMVFYGQEKPRGPNDETAENETSRYDHAMKQLIQRVNRSLPDGENYLLLMDKQGPKERMEIFASSAAFMFSHREADRLLEPPLEVESHLYQTVQCADWLCALVGRIAGYKYDPGFNEHSWAVTYFGERLAKIVSEQSKIRAADNGKDMYGNHLGSHTQCFSYTEIRRHLERR
- a CDS encoding zinc ribbon domain-containing protein; this translates as MHLPKDQQLKLLQLAEAERAAAHPGGKREEEKELERLTAERERIASAASAAQMAVDDMELEILRIQEDERKLKRRELDDKHQLSAETDPERRKDLEHDRYAAKSRIADLLSELKEAHNEIAALRNNRDNHGARLDEANRKVEAAQRAVDALPEVEPVDTAALRVGLPEELLSLYDDIGAAAFNGRTCNSCFIQLPPAERAEVMGADVDELPTCPNCGALLVRVTPEQ
- a CDS encoding bifunctional RNase H/acid phosphatase translates to MRVAMFCDGGSRGNPGVAGSGSVVYGEGGETLAEVAYVVGAKASNNVAEYHGLLRGLEAARDLGATAVDVSMDSKLVVEQMNGRWKIKHPDMKDLALEARKIAQGFDEVTYTWVPRAKNKKADELSNVAMDAAAKDGTPRVLDAPASPATAEREAQAEKKQSHVVAGPAHWSDAKAPRTRFVLLRHGQTEHSAQRRFSGAAEPELTDIGHAQAKRAAAAVAQMGQIDAIISSPQRRALQTAKHCAEALGRDESDIEVYDGFREVDFGDFEGLTRYEALQRYPEQVGVWEASSSESPPNGESLAKLHRRVTRERLKVQEAHEGQTVLVVAHMTPIKSVIRQALGTNAETFKHIFLDLASVSVVEFYGDFGVVRAFNDVAHHRHFE
- a CDS encoding LacI family DNA-binding transcriptional regulator, yielding MSPRRATLRDVAEQAGVSVSTASRALSGFPAISTTTRDRVEKAARELNYLPNLQARGLRNSNSAAIGLTVPSLVNPYFAEMATAIQQAAERDGYSTVTASTHEDATQFDAALRVFQSQQLSGFIIVPAAESADAIEGLKQNGHLIVQVDRRLQGLDLPSVVSDPEVSIHEAVGLLYENGHRRIGYLAEPSSTSTGVQRLACFESAVANHPDLEPVIYRGGYRREEGHAGTMTLLRDQVTAVIAGDSMMTTGALEACYEMGMQPGVDLALIGFDDQPAFRIQPAPLTVIDQNVTELGRRAWAKLHAMLQGEDYESEEVLPTRLIVRESSKRTAQPRARQSDIQQSDHFKEVQG